A window of the Loxodonta africana isolate mLoxAfr1 chromosome 3, mLoxAfr1.hap2, whole genome shotgun sequence genome harbors these coding sequences:
- the LOC135230872 gene encoding olfactory receptor 7G2-like — protein sequence MYFFLANLSLTDICFSTTTIPKMLVNLQAQNHSITYAGCLTQVCFVLVFAALENFLLGVMAYDRFVAICHPVKYTVIMNSHICGLLILLSLFISITNALLHSLMSLLLSFCTELVIPYFFCEVLQVIKVACSDALINNIFSYFAATVLGGIPLSGIIFSYAQIISSILRMPSAVGKYKAFSTCGSHLSVISLFYGTGFGSYISAAFTPSRKTAVASVMYTVLTPIMNPFIYSLRNRKVKGALRKIMRSIPAFQ from the coding sequence TGACATCTGTTTCAGTACCACCACAATTCCAAAGATGCTAGTGAACCTCCAAGCACAGAATCACAGTATCACATATGCAGGCTGCCTCACCCAGGTGTGCTTTGTCCTAGTTTTTGCTGCTTTGGAAAATTTTCTCCTTggagtgatggcctatgaccgctttgTAGCCATTTGTCACCCAGTAAAGTACACTGTCATCATGAACTCCCACATCTGTGGCCTGCTGATTCTACTCTCCTTGTTCATTAGCATCACGAACGCCCTGCTCCACAGTCTGATGTCATTGCTACTGTCCTTCTGCACAGAGCTAGTAATTCCTTACTTCTTCTGTGAAGTTCTTCAGGTCATCAAGGTTGCCTGTTCTGATGCTCTCATCAATAACATCTTCTCATACTTTGCAGCTACAGTACTGGGTGGTATTCCTctctctggaatcattttctcTTATGCTCAAATTATCTCCTCCATTTTGCGAATGCCATCAGCAGTTGGAAAGTAtaaagctttttccacttgtgGGTCTCATCTCTCAGTAATTTCTTTGTTCTATGGGACAGGTTTTGGTTCATATATCAGTGCTGCATTTACCCCTTCTAGGAAGACTGCAGTAGCTTCAGTGATGTACACCGTGCTCACTCCCATAATGAACCCCTTTATTTACAGCCTGAGAAATAGGAAAGTGAAGGGGGCTTTGAGAAAAATTATGAGGAGCATACCTGCTTTTCAGTGA